ttctcattctggggctcgctagtttatgtgcagtgaataccaagagtctacgttacttggtttttttaaaaaaaagcctaagagtacgacgcgctgatttaaaatatgcatatataagcggaagcaagcgaactgattcgaggatggctgaccagttcggcactccttgaatgagaatttcactcactccgttttgttcaaaacgttgctttgatatatctccacaccactgttatccttttcaaaagttggtactccttgctctgatagccggggccagcaggatagtggtgagtgcaatctgtgatgagcctcgagactcattagaccatttgctaaacctggctcatacaggagtccactcagccctctcgtccccacgctcctgatcactgcgtcggcgcgcggcgtcacgaagaacaatgggccttgggccgccttgggtcccaacgcggccgatacccgtaccccaattactcacgcttcattaaccatttcaccgtcacgctaggattcgtccaattttcaaaaaaaattgtttcgcgtgtatttagcaattttgtccttactctccgttaaaacacaaataaaaagagacctcattcataaaaatcggccgaatagaagagaagttacagtaatcgaaatccgaagaaatcaacaaaacctcgacttctcgatacgaaaaataaaatgaaggggaaaaaaagaaagtataaattacaattaaatataattgacctcagaatttgacaagcaattcatttatatacctaacgctgaaaaaactgggagaaattacaaaaaattcgcctcttgcaaggggcttctttgtaagaattttgacctgaagacaacggtcgaataacagcagtactccatacaatacacggtgtgcctgaacgagttaaacattttttatacgtccaaatcgaaaaatcgttatatttttaactacagtgtctcttgaatcgtttaagccaaaaaaaaaaaaaaaattccgtcgagattctggaacgcaaagccgctttaaaagtattttggggctataatagctaaatcaccggtagtaaatcccgttatattattaaaaagaaattgactccacagtttaattccttagtttcttgaatacgattattttaagaacttaaacatttataccacaaATTTTAgacatggggtgatttcctgagagccgataatatcacgaatttctcatagaacccttcaacagtggcttgcttttttggcagcgattcggccatcgaaccggagtttaaatggaagctgataataacccaaagctctgagaaaaattttgagatgagtataagaacggtttgttgtaagtaacgaggagaggcgggcaaagcggctaaaattcgatctaatttttacagtttttctgttgaattaatgttgccgcgggcttctgactgtgtccacacatagtttctgttcagcatatcgatacataagtatttacacacgtagaatctaattttcacgtcgaggagtcgacatattttgattttttcgattttatacggaaaattgatggtttttcgggattgaaattattattgtttcatgaaaaataaatgcacccaaaatgactatagcatattgatttttacacatttgcactcacgaaattggttggtaaattcaacgagtgggtgcatcgacctggtatatcaagtttctgcaattttttacggcaaatcagtagattttcgggatgtagattgcttactttcaattcatgaatgaataaagcaacgacatggttgaacttctttgcatggaaagacgtttaaaataacaaaatcaagacgtctttaatgcaattgcatttatatcgagtcaatttcttttcaataatataacgggatttttactaccggtgatttgggtattttagccccagaatacctttaaatcgactttatcttcgaggagttcgacagaatttttcctttcttcgcttaaattattccgtagcacttttcttcaagaatctgataagattttgcttgaggcagatcaaaaaacttaaattcgatcgaatagctttctacattcacaatacacggtctcgtcaaggtgcgtctttgacctcgcagtgttggatcgtgaattctcttgttgtgctgtttgcctgttttgaaatctctgtaaatgaaaactaaaggggttgatatgtgcgagttaatgacgcgccttatcaacacattgtgttggagttcactgcttgtttttttttttttttttttttttttaccctttgACTGAAAACCCTTGAAACTCTGATCTAAAGATGTTCTCCTATCACAGAGGCAAGTATTAATTCTGATTGTACGTAatatatgttttgtttttttctcatgtATAAAAGAAAATGACAAAGCTATATTTGTGTGAGTAAAATAAACTAATGTATTTAGGTAccttaattttcatttaatttttgacttaaaatgtTTGACTGATGTTCGAAGCATTAGGGAAAGCAACCGTCCAAGTACTATttcattcattcaaaattaCTGTTCCAAATACATATTGAAATAAGTGTTCAAACATGGTAATGCCATACCTCGAAACACATGGTGTTTCGATTGCAacatgttgttgttttttaaagTAACTGAACCAAATTCaactaaattaaaaattatgacCAGATAAAAACCATGTCATGAAATAAACGATTCTAAGAAACATGTACGTTattaaaatatacaatttgAATGTTAAGTTTATGAAGTGTGTAATTGAATACTTGCGTTCTTGCTGAATTCTCGAAAATCGTCAGAGaactttttcatcttctttgcagcatttgttttttcataaatgtAGTCCACATGCAACCATGGTGCAAAAAGTCGTTTCGTTAAAAGTGGCGCAATTCTAGGTTAATTTGAAAGAACCAATTAATTATTTAGAAATAGACGTTTACAGCAGCCGTGGGGCAAACTATGATTGGTTCATAAAAACTGCAGTTtctctggaaattccggaataGAAACCGATCATTTGTCCtcgaaagttaaaaatattgaatttataTAAGGGGATTCTACTTCCGTGTACATATCATATAACTGCTGTTTATAGAAAGCAGGAAATGGAACTCACGGCTAATGTTTACACCGCTAACTATTCATAACTCAGGCCTGAAAATTTAGGGCAATTTCTATTTTCTGAACTAATTGAATGGTTTTCATATGTTTTTTTAGTGCTGAgtatgattttccttaaaaattcgagTAAACCTTCCTTGATTTGTAACCGGATTTCGTGCTGTGGAATTCGAAACGAGCGTCTCAGACGTTCTTCATCATCGACATATTATatcgtaaaatcgagtttttcaaaaaggatCTTTGCTCTCCttaaaaaatgcgtacctatcgttttaaaatcgaactttacaaaaaagaaaaaaagtaataaataagTAAGTAGGCAAATAAGTAATTGGTTGGCGGAGAAAAAACATCTGAGCTATTTTTGGATTCAGAGGCAAAttgattttgaagcaaaatgaTTAGACCTTTGTATTATattcttaaaatgaaaaaaacccctCCCTTCTAGACGTAAAACAGACAGATAATATTTAAATCGATAAACTGATCAATATTGTCACATGATTTAAGTGAGCAAAAAGGAGGGACAAAATATTGAGCGTGCCGTATCCCGTTTCATAGAAAAAAGTAGATCGTCTATAAAACACTTACCTAAAAGATTTCGTTTTAAGATTATTCTTAACGCAGCCGGAACAAATTATAGGAATCATTAAAATTATAtaagaaaataatgaagatcCTAAAATTTATAGGTCTATGTATTTTAATAATTGAgcaaaatcatgttttaaagactgaagatgaaattttcaaaactgtttGTAAATGTGCCTAGGCCCcccaatatttacaaaataacaAGAACTTGTACTTCATATATAGTGCATACACAATAAGACATTTTTCGGTAATATCTGCAATCCGAAGCGTTCGGCAGCTGGAGTAAAGCTTTATACGGTCCTGGATGTCAAAATTCGACCAAATTGCTTGTAACTGGCAGCCTTATGAGAATTTTTCGGTAGTTTGGCCGATGTTTGGCAGCGCATGAGCCGCTAGATTTGTCTCTAGCTGCCGAGTTTCTCGGAATTCGGATATGAGTGCAGTGATTGCTGGAACATTTTATATCGTGTGGAGAATAACAAAAAGATATTCTCTCCAAATGTTAAAGGACCTTCATTTCCAGAATTGAAGTATTTGAGAATTATTGActtgagagtattttttctctctcactttgatgtattttgaaaaatcgcgattttatgttaatggaaaaagaataaatgaaattaatttataGATGACAGATTCTTACCGAAACATATCTTGTGCCCAATCCCGACTTCGGCCTAGCTGAGAGTCAACCTGAACCCCAAAAGACGCTTCTGAAAAAGAAACGTACCAGTTGTTTCCATGTGATTGAATGTTTtggaattttgatttaaattacaTGTTTCCATAGCATGCATGTTTTTGAGATATTAAACCTCACTTCCCGTTTCTAGGCCCCGAGGAAGCTTTTTTTGCCTCtagaattgattttttatgGCACTTATTAATGGTCGTTTGAAATTCTTTCATTACGTGCAGGACATTTCAATGCTCATCATGAAAAATCCCAAGAAACTCAAGTTCTTGGGATTGGATTACAGTACGACCAAAAATTTTAGGTGTACTTTTTTTCAACCACGAAATATATCACGAAAAATTTCCTATCAGACCAACGAGGATCTCTGTCAAATATACTACGACACCTGGAATTTCTTGTTGGAACAAAAGAAAATCTCCCTCTTTCCAACGATATTACGCATATAggaatattttatgttttattcttttatttccgAAGTGGTTATTTGGCAGTACAGTACAGTCGAATAAAACGTTATTAGGTGGTACGGTACCGTCGGATAAAACGTCATTCAGCGGTACGGTACCGTCGGATAAAACGTTATAACGCACGGATAAACGCACCCTACTGCCGAATAACGCcgtccttttatttttattattataaaaatatatacaGGGTCGCTAGGGACCCAAAACATATCCCATTGGCGTAATTAATTGCACAATACAAAAATAGGGATCTGCATTCAACTTAAcacacaatttaaaaagaaagaaaaaaaataggctGCCCAGGTGGCTAGATAAATAATTGATTCAGACCTCATAGCTTCCTTCGTTACTTTTCGATGTTAAacgctttttatttttttttaacggtatTAAAATAGAGGATATAGCTTGCTTAAAATTGGTAGCTCACCACAGAGTGTGTCAAATGAAGCCGTGAAGAAGTACGGATAAAAATCTACTTCGACACCACTACCACAATGTTGTTGCATCTTTTGTAAGATGATCGTTGCTCTTTCGATCATTATAGGCACAAATCTTGTGATTTTTTTCGGGGCAAAAGATGGCGTAAGTACTTTTCgagttttcttccatttttcgaCTGAAATCAGAGAGTAAAAAGAGCATGTGGAGTCATTTCGATTGGCTCCCAATACATTTTTTGATACTGCACTCCTTCCCATGTAGCATTTGGATTTCAAGATTAAGTAAGAAAAAAGTTAACGTGAAGTAAGCCTAAATTAAGCTTAAAGTAATGATGAATTCACGTTTACTTCACGATTAAGTAACCCTTTATTAATGATTAAGTAAAACAGTCAGTTTTTTTTGAGGAGGATTTTAAGTAATCGTTACTATGGTTACCTCATCGTTATTAATTCATTATATAACTTTTATCAAATGATTACCTAACGATTTACTATCCATTAAGTAACACTGATATAATGCTGAGGTGTCCATTTCTGGACCGAAATGTTAGCAAAAGTTTATTTCGttactttccggccaaagtatcgcaagcgccatacgatgttttaaaatttcatgccatttcattttcttccagagaaattgttgaatctgcttattgaaaatttcactgaattaattagcagcactaagaaaattcagtgacatttttgacaGCTTTGTCGaacattttctctgtaaaaaaataaaatggcggcggaaacttTTGAAAGTCGCATGgatcttgtgatactttggcagAAAGTTGACGATTTATTAGTGCATTGATTATCAATTGAAGCTTACATCACTTCAGAGCCAAAGAGTTATCCATTTGCTCCTTCCTTacctttttttacttaatattaCTGCAGCTTTAGTGTAGGAACGAGGCTTGTTAGCTGCAGTACTATGGTGCAACAGGGTGATACACACTACCCGTTTCAGGCTTGTTTCTCAGAATATAGGTATTCTTCGCAGTTTATTAAAAGAGtactcaggcccgccacaaggggggggggggatactgggtccatGGTTTCGGGGTCCTGGAAGGGCCCGTGCCACTGGTGAAGagccactacgaattcacatgtaacccttgtctcgcaaggaaaagtgaaaaatttcgccaaaggtgaataaattttcaaaaacacgctggggcactgtagtatttttcttacttttttaaagatttatatctgttttcaagatttttagtatAGATTGATATTTTtcgtaactgcgtttcattttcttccgtcgtcggaTGCGAAGAGTCTGCAGTCTGGGCattctcgacttcaatggctcaacttccttgccatagacgtacgaaaggggagtccaggggggcttGAACCCCCCTAgtttgaaaatagtatcatctgccccccccccctgaaaaaaatttccagatattttgaatgcaacaatccgaaagtattttgtgttaaaagtaaaaaaaaaaaaaaaaaaaaaaaaaaaaaaaaaaagcgtaattattctgcagaaactgatggaaaatTTCCGTAATGGGAGCTccaaaaatgcgtccaagtagaTTTAACATTTTAAACATTTCGCGGGGGAGGCCCCCGGGCCCTCTTTGTGCTGGGGGCCCGGGCCTTAAAACTGgcaccagggcccgagatgggatgtggcgggcctgaggGTACTCATAGATCTCCTTTTCTTGTCCGACAAAACCGGATTCAATCGATGTTGATTGCGAACGGTAAGATTTGACTCAGAAGTCAATTTGTAACTTTTGTATTGTAAACATCATCTCATATAGAAAATATTGAAGAGGAGGTAAACAGCATTTGACGATGttagtccgcaaccacgtatctcgtttgcagtttttgaaaatctcggcttcttttttttttttttttttgtaaaagataACAAATctatatcattccttgaagtttttgcagaatttgctTGGGATACAGAAAAGATTAAACaaggcagtttttaagaattttcgtagagtagttttccatttgataAATGTACTAGGATAGGAAGGCTGTAACGCCGCAAACTGAAATACGTAGTTGCGAAATTACTCCGTCAATTAAGCTCAAACCTTCTTGACCATCAAATCGgcttacttcaaatttttgaaaaagagatTTTACGTGGTTTAAAGAGTAGTGTACGAGTAAGGGTGTGACATGACGTTTTTAATACTGCGCATTCTATGTTTAAAAGAAAGCTTTGTCAAAACCAAATGCTGATTAGGCGCATCAAATTGCAGATGAGCTCTTTAATGTATGATATAATAATTTTGCTGAACCTGTATTTACGTACGTGGTGCTGTAACCAGACCGGCGCCTGCCGCTGCCT
The genomic region above belongs to Bemisia tabaci chromosome 8, PGI_BMITA_v3 and contains:
- the LOC109043232 gene encoding cytochrome P450 4C1 isoform X1 encodes the protein MEILIPGLPDVTRALLSILCICLTLIWGINKWNSRHKELLASKFPGPTALPIIGNALTLLNKTQYDLLWTITGLCEEYRSPFKFWLGSKLLIFITKPEDIQIILNSSKTLGKDDVYKFFEAAAGAGLVTAPLEKWKKTRKVLTPSFAPKKITRFVPIMIERATIILQKMQQHCGSGVEVDFYPYFFTASFDTLCEASFGVQVDSQLGRSRDWAQDMFRIAPLLTKRLFAPWLHVDYIYEKTNAAKKMKKFSDDFREFSKNASNQ